The window CCTCTGCAATAGCACTCAACTGTCCCCCACCCCAGTGCCTGAGTTCCTGGTACCTTGGCCATGTGCACCCAAGCATCACCACCACCTCACGGGAATGAGCTGCCCAGATCCGCAGATGATGCCAAAGACCAAGAATATCAAAGCAGGATTCTCCAATAAGGTGATCCTGATCTGGGAATAGACCTACTGGGTCCAATTCACTGGACCCAGTCCCTTGGTCATTCTTAAACTGTAcctaaattgaaaaaaaatgacaatcGGAATACAGGATCCTCAGTCACCAACAACAGAGCACAGTACTTCATTAGTTACTTTCTAGGACATGATTATCAAATAActccaacagaagaaaatgaaacagctcTGTATCATATCTGTCAATAACTTTGCAGTGGGGTTGCCCAAACCTGGAGATGGTTCACGTCTTTGATCTAAAtcagaaaaacagggaaatagTCTTGGCTCTCTCATTTTCTAGGGAAAGCTCTAATCAGTCTGTTGCTAGCTCTAATGGGGTACATGAATGCTCTTCCACTTACATTTCAGCTGCACTCTCTCCCTTTACCCTTCCTTCCTGGGGAAAAGCAGACTTAAAtactaaagttaaaaaaaaaaaaaaggcagagaaagaaatttacCTTCTTGATAGTAATCACTTATTTCCTCTGAGATTCTTATACAGCACGCAGGTTGTCTGGGTGTTTTGAACCTCCTTCATGTTGCCCTTATTGTTGCCACCCTTACACTGTGGAGTGGGCAGTTTATTCAGGGTTCAGGATACCTCCTTGTGGCAAAGCCCCAAGAAATTCTGCTTGGCTACTCCTAATCTGCTCACCTTGCAACAAAGGCTGcctcacagatttttttcctgaacctTCCATATCTCTAGCCCAACTGTTCTGAAGAACTAGTTAGCACAGATCTCTTCACCTGTCCTTCCATAGCTCTTCTCTTCATCCCCTTCCAATAGCACATTCATTTCCTGGTTCATGCTTCCTGGAGCTATGTTTAGCTGGTACCTGCCTTTGCCTCCCAGATTCCCAATGCCAGGACTCCTGGATTTGCTTTCGCTCCATGGGGGAAGTGACCTGCTCCCAGCACAACAGCTTAACACGGCATTATCTCATGCTCCACCAGAAGTCTCTCGCTTTCCAATAAGGGTTTCTCTGCCTAACTCTACccttataataaaaataatagagtGTAATCCATCTGACGTATTTTAGACTTGTGATGCAGAATGAGATGATCTGCTCCCCAAAGCATCTTTTTCTCACCATTGACTACGATGGGAAACTAGCTTAGTTACATTTACTTCAGTATAGATGCCTACATTTCATTGAACAAAATTACAGCACTGGTTCTCAGATTACACATATGATGACAAATAGATTTATCCTGAACCAGTGGTCGAACACTGAATGAATTCTGAAGTCCACGGATTATTTCTAAACAGTCTGTGACAGatataaaagaaaagcaaatccttaAATGTTATATAGCAATATACTTCTATAACATCTCTAACAGAAAGCACAGACAGAACAGGTTAAAAACTACTGCACTGGATCTGTTTTACAATGATAATCATGTTGTATTGTTTACTCTTAAATACAAACCATAAATCAGAGTCTAAGAATAGGCCCTGACCATGAACATACTATAGCCATCCTGTACCACATATTATAAATCTGCTTCCTAACCTGGTATTTTAAGTGTTCAATTTTCACAGCATTTGGAGAATTCTTTGCTATTAAGTGACCATTAAGTGCCTGCTCTTGCTGACTTAgtagccaattccttatccttCCATTTTAACATTGAGAATGACTTTAAAAGTAATTGTGTATGTAAGTTTGGGTACATATATTTAACAACAGAAAAGGGATAGCTGGAGAGGTCTGCTTAGCTTAGCTGACTGTGACATGAAAAGTGCAGCCTGAAGTAGTAACTTTAATAACCACTCAAAATGccagtttttaaaaggaaaactaaaccCGAAGATGAGCACCAACACAAAATCATCATAATTACATAAGAAAAGATTGTATGGTACCTGAGCTCTGTGCAAGTTTTCTGCTCAAGAACAAATTTTATCTGAAGCAAGTCACATGCATGAAACAGTGcgatttttgttttaaataattgtgttttccagcagctgcagacctTTGGGCCTGATCAGACTGTTACTGAAGCTAATTTTGTGGTTTGGCCACCAATTCCAATGACTTTCAGCAAGTGCCAAAAAAAGATGAACCCAAACTTTGACAATAGCCTTAAAAAATGCCTGTAGTCTACTAACGGTCTCAAAGATGTGACACACATTATGAATGAACCCCATAAATCTATCCCCCAGAAGGATTTATTCTGACTTGAGCGGAAGCTCCCAGTGAAGAAGTTTCTCAGAATCCAAATCTCTCGACCCAAAATAATCTGTTCCTCCAACTGCCTTGCGGccaaaacaaattacttttgGGGCAAGCCTTTCTTTATGCTCCTGCCTCTCCCGAATAAACTTCCATAAAAAACTGAAGAGGTGGGAGGGTGGAGGGACGTGCTCTTTCGAGTTCTACCCGAACCCTTCCCGTTTCCTCCTGGATTTACCCAGCCAGCGTCGGGGCCAGCGGGTGCGGGGGCCGGCGACAGGCCCCTGCGGCGGCCCAGGCCACGGGCCGCCTCACGGCGCCACCGCCTCGGCCCACCGGCCCGCATGACATCATCGGGGCGGCTCGGTATCGATCCCCACCGGTTAACGGCTCGGGAGCTGCTCCGCGGCGACTGCCACTGTCACCGCTCTCGCCCTACGCGCTGAGGAGGAATGCTGGCCCTGCTACAGACGGAACAGGCTTACATTAAAATTCATCACTGTCGCCATGCAGCGCACTGGCAGTTCTGCGCCGGCTTTGGGCTGAACGCCGAGAAGCCGCTTTAGTGGCTGTGAGGCGGGAGGCAGCGGAGCCAGGCGGAAGGCGCGGTGTCCTAACGGCCCCGCGGCAAATACGCCTTCCCCGAACCACGGTACTCCTTAAGGAGGTCTGCCTGGCTCAGGGGTTAGGAAGAAGGAATTCACCGGGTGGGAATCGGCAGGAAAGAAAACGAGCCTCGAGCGGGAGGATCCGAGCAGCGACAGCTGAAAAAACCGGCTGGTCCCTCTCCTGACAGGCTGCGACGTGCACCACGGCGGCCGCTTCCTAGCCCCCATTTTAAGCGAAAAGGGCGGGAGGGGGAGTTCAAAGGCATAAACAAGGAGCGCAGGACCTaattcctccccctccctttcctcaAGCTTGCTTGCCCAGGCTCGCCAATAAATCCAGCTCGGCTATGCATCGCAATGGGAACGTGCTGCCCGGAGGCTGCCTTCCCCTCACtgaggaggctgctgctgctgctgctgaggctgccTTCCCCTCATTGGGGAGGCTACTGCCGCTGAGGCTGCCTGCCCACCACTGAGGAGACTGCTGCTGCCGCGGAGGTTGCTTTGCCCTCATTGAGACGGCAGCAGCTGCCGCCGCCACTGAGGCTGCCTTGCCCTCATTGAggcagccgccgccgctgcgTTACTGGGAGAGATTGTGCCGCTGCGACAGGGGAGGACGGGGCTCGGCGCGCAGGGAGGAGGCGCAGTGAGCATGCGCCGGCCGAGCCACTGACTGGGTTCTCAGTCAAGGTaccgaggaaaaaaaaagaaaaaagaaaaaggaaagaaaaaataaagaaaaaaggaaaggattgggagaaagaagaatgaaagacggcagaggaaaacaaaagaggttCTAAAAGACCGCCAGGATAAAGCAGCCCTCGGTCGGCGGGAAGGAGCAGCTCTGGCATGTGGGGATCTCCGGCACCAACAGGTaggaggagaggggctgggggagtcTGGGGGTGCCAAGGGCTGCCGCAGCTGCAGGTGCGTGTGGGGAGGGCTGCCCCCCTCAGGTAGCGGGTCTGGGGGGGTTATTTCTAAAGAAGCGGTATGATGGAAGTGTTCACAGACAATGCCTCTTCCGCTCTCCCGAGCTCCCCGCCGCGGGAGGCTCTCGCATGGCTCCGGCAGATGCGGCTGCCAGGCAGCGGCACCCGGGCTCCCTTGCAGCGCGGCGCAGTCCAGCCCTGCATGGCCGTGCGTGGGGGGGAGCGGGTGTCTTCGTGAGTGTGTCAGTGTgagtgtgtgtgagtgtgtgtgtgtgcggaGGTAGGGCCGGCCGCGCGGCGGGGACAGCTCCACAGAGGAGGGGAAGCGGCGGGGCTggcgggaggggggagggggagcctGATTTCATGGTTTTAAAACGATGCCATGATCTGATCAGCCTCTGTTTACACAGCAGCAATCAGGCTCTTTTGTGGACGGTAAGAATGGAAGGATTTTGCTGGGATTCAGTGGGAATATCCTTTGTACACCCGAGGTGGCATAGGAAACACTTCGTGTGAATAACGAAGGAGCCTGATCATGCCTGCTGTGGCTCCTGTCCCTGGctctggagggagaaaaaaaaaacaaaaaaccaaacaaacaacccccccccccagcagcagcagacagttctttaatttattttattttattgcatgaAATGTGTTCCGGTATGATTCACTGGGAGGATTAGTGGGAATCGCAAAGCCCTAATTAGctgaaaaaatcaatttattatATGTTTATTTAAGCATAACTGAAACCAGCCCTCCCGAAAGGATGGGCATTATAGCTTGGGTGTGTTGCCTATTTTTGCACAGTATTTACACTGACCGTTGCTTATTATTAATTATGTTGAGGCTTTAAAGATTTGCATTAAAGCGGGGGGGGAGACCCTCAAGCATAGTGCTATCGACTGTCTGACATACCTGTTTATTTGAAAGCCTAAATGATAAAATTATGGTTTataggaagaagggagggggatAATGAATACTGTTTCTCTTACAATGTGCATGAACTAACACAGTGTGATTAATGTGCTTTGGTGACTTGGGttaaaaaacataaattctGCAGGGTTTCTTTGGGTGTGATCCGTATCAACACAGCAGCTGCCTCTAAAACATTGACAAATACTGTAGCCATAGAATAAATGTAGGTAATGTCAAAATATCAGGAGtctttggggatttttaaaaaagatgtcAGTGATTAACTCTTGGGCTTGCAAACTGGGAATCTTTTGATTCATAAAATCTCTGAGGCTTTAACTGTAAAATTATATATGCTACCAAATATAAGGGGCACCGGTCAGTTCTGAAACTAACAAGCCAAATCTATGAAATGCCAATAATCAATCATGCTAAACAGTAAGTATAAAAAAAAGcctcatgatttttaaaaacaaacaatagtACTCAAATTTACAACTTCATTCGGTTCTCCATAAATTAACATCTTTGTTAGCACTTTCTCACATCATTTCTTGTTAACTTAAGAACTGATAGCTcgattttttttcagatattttgatGGCATGACAAATCAGAACGAAGAGGATGTACTGTATGACTAGACACAAGATCAGTTCTGTTTGTGGATTACATTTTCAGTAAGATGTATGgatctattttttccttgttcttatATATAGATCATGAGACTTGACTGAGGCAATATACATATCATCCATCCATCTATGGCGAACTACAGCCATGCAGCTGACAACATTTTACAAAATCTCTCTCCTttaacagcttttctgaaaCTGACTTCACTGGGTTTCATAATAGGAGTCAGTGTGGTGGGTAACCTTCTGATCTCCATTTTGCTAGTCAAAGATAAGACCTTGCATAGAGCTCCTTACTACTTCCTGTTGGATCTTTGCTGCTCAGATATCCTCAGATCTGCAATTTGTTTCCCATTTGTTTTCACCTCTGTAAAAAATGGCTCTACCTGGACGTATGGGACTCTTACTTGCAAAGTGATTgcctttttgggggttttgtccTGCTTTCACACTGCTTTCATGTTATTCTGCATAAGCGTCACAAGATACTTAGCTATTGCCCACCACCGTTTTTATACAAAAAGGCTGACCTTCTGGACTTGTTTGGCCGTTATCTGTATGGTGTGGACCCTCTCTGTAGCCATGGCTTTCCCCCCAGTTTTAGATGTGGGCACCTACTCGTTCATTAGGGAGGAAGACCAATGCACTTTCCAGCATCGTTCCTTCAGGGCTAATGATTCCTTGGGATTTATGCTTCTTCTTGCCCTTATCCTCCTAGCCACACAGCTTGTCTACCTCAAGCTGATATTTTTTGTTCACGATCGCAGGAAAATGAAGCCAGTCCAGTTTGTTGCAGCAGTGAGCCAGAACTGGACTTTTCATGGTCCTGGAGCGAGTGGTCAAGCAGCTGCTAATTGGCTGGCTGGATTTGGAAGGGGTCCCACACCTCCAACCTTGTTGGGAATCAGGCAAAACGCGAACACCACAGGCAGGAGAAGGCTACTGGTTTTAGATGAGTTCAAAATGGAGAAGAGAATCAGCAGAATGTTCTACATCATGACATTCCTCTTTCTGACCTTGTGGGGTCCCTATTTGGTAGCCTGTTACTGGAGAGTTTTTGCAAGAGGGCCTGTAGTACCAGGGGGATTTCTAACGGCCGCTGTCTGGATGAGTTTTGCCCAAGCTGGAATCAATCCTTTTGTCTGCATTTTCTCCAACAGGGAGCTGAGGCGCTGTTTCAGCACAACCCttctttactgcagaaaatCCAGGTTACCAAGGGAACCTTACTGTGTTATATGAGGGAGCATCTGTAAATCTTTAGCCTTGTGAAACACTACCATTCTCTGCTAAGCAATTGTGGCCTGTAGCCATGTCTTGAGAAGAAAATCAAGAATGGGATGTCAGCAGTTGTAAGGATTTGGGCAACATTCTGCAGTCTTTGCAATAGCTCACCTCTAATCCTATTTTAAACCTAAACATGTTCCTGCTGACCACTGCTG of the Grus americana isolate bGruAme1 chromosome 1, bGruAme1.mat, whole genome shotgun sequence genome contains:
- the GPR85 gene encoding probable G-protein coupled receptor 85 isoform X1, encoding MANYSHAADNILQNLSPLTAFLKLTSLGFIIGVSVVGNLLISILLVKDKTLHRAPYYFLLDLCCSDILRSAICFPFVFTSVKNGSTWTYGTLTCKVIAFLGVLSCFHTAFMLFCISVTRYLAIAHHRFYTKRLTFWTCLAVICMVWTLSVAMAFPPVLDVGTYSFIREEDQCTFQHRSFRANDSLGFMLLLALILLATQLVYLKLIFFVHDRRKMKPVQFVAAVSQNWTFHGPGASGQAAANWLAGFGRGPTPPTLLGIRQNANTTGRRRLLVLDEFKMEKRISRMFYIMTFLFLTLWGPYLVACYWRVFARGPVVPGGFLTAAVWMSFAQAGINPFVCIFSNRELRRCFSTTLLYCRKSRLPREPYCVI